From one Staphylococcus kloosii genomic stretch:
- a CDS encoding D-alanine--D-alanine ligase has product MAKENICILYGGKSAEHDVSILTAQNVLNAIDKDAYRIDIIYITNDGQWKKKTDIVNEISDNDYLRLNDVEAGDISRLLSTEEGQQSYSAVFPLLHGPNGEDGTMQGLFEVLDLPYVGNGVLAASSTMDKLVMKQLFAHRGLPQLPYVSFLRSEYQKYEGNILKLVHDKLEYPVFVKPANLGSSVGISKCNNEEELKQGIEEAFQFDRKLVIEQGIDAREIEVAVLGNDYPETTLPGEVIKDVAFYDYKSKYKDGKIRLDIPADLDEEVQMTLRNMAVEAFKATDCSGLLRADFFVTEDNQIFINETNAMPGFTAYSMYPSLWENMGLSYADLIKKLIELAKEKHEDKKKNKYSIN; this is encoded by the coding sequence ATGGCTAAAGAAAATATTTGTATTTTATATGGAGGTAAAAGTGCCGAACATGACGTATCGATTCTAACTGCTCAAAACGTACTTAATGCGATAGATAAGGATGCGTATCGTATTGATATCATTTACATAACAAATGATGGGCAATGGAAAAAGAAAACAGATATCGTTAATGAAATTTCGGACAATGATTACTTGAGATTAAACGATGTTGAAGCGGGTGATATATCTCGTTTACTATCAACAGAAGAAGGCCAACAATCATATAGTGCAGTCTTTCCTTTGTTACATGGGCCGAACGGAGAAGACGGTACGATGCAAGGTTTATTTGAAGTATTAGACTTACCATACGTTGGTAATGGTGTATTAGCCGCATCAAGTACAATGGATAAATTAGTTATGAAGCAACTATTTGCACATAGAGGATTGCCTCAATTACCGTATGTTAGCTTTTTAAGAAGTGAATACCAAAAATATGAAGGTAATATCTTAAAATTAGTGCATGACAAATTAGAATATCCAGTATTTGTTAAACCAGCCAATTTAGGTTCAAGCGTTGGTATTAGTAAATGTAATAATGAAGAAGAATTAAAACAAGGTATCGAAGAAGCTTTCCAATTTGACCGTAAACTTGTTATCGAACAAGGTATTGATGCGCGTGAAATAGAAGTCGCTGTACTAGGTAATGACTATCCAGAAACAACATTACCAGGTGAAGTTATAAAAGATGTAGCTTTTTATGATTACAAATCAAAATATAAAGATGGTAAAATCCGTTTGGATATACCAGCCGATTTAGATGAAGAAGTACAAATGACTTTAAGAAATATGGCAGTAGAAGCTTTCAAAGCGACAGACTGTTCAGGTTTATTACGTGCTGACTTCTTTGTCACAGAAGATAATCAAATCTTTATCAATGAAACAAATGCTATGCCTGGATTTACTGCGTATAGTATGTACCCTAGCTTATGGGAAAATATGGGATTATCATACGCTGACTTAATCAAAAAATTAATTGAGTTAGCTAAAGAAAAACATGAAGATAAGAAGAAAAATAAATATAGTATTAATTGA
- a CDS encoding UDP-N-acetylmuramoyl-tripeptide--D-alanyl-D-alanine ligase has translation MIEVTLKQIHEWIDCEIDEQFLNQSIAGVTIDSRHIDSKMLFIPFKGENVDGHKFVKQALHDGAGASFYQKGETIDETIAGPIIWVDDTLSALQQLAQTYLRYVNPQVIAVTGSNGKTTTKDMIESVLKPQFKVKKTLGNYNNEIGMPLTILQLDHDTEISILEMGMSGFHEIELLSKIAEPDIAVITNIGESHMQDLGSREGIAQAKFEITLGLKKDGLFIYDGDEPLLKPHVEQLKDVKLTSIGLNADNTYVCKIDDFATEGIAFSINDSEQYALPILGTHNMKNAAIAIAVGKRLNLDYETIYQNLKKVKLTGMRMEQHVTDDGLVVINDAYNASPTSMKAAIDTLANMTGRKILVLGDVLELGQDSKKMHQEVGEYLDNKGIDMLLTYGTEASYINEAGQNLVNQAVHYDDKSQLINELKELTQLDDKILIKGSRGMKLEEVVDALV, from the coding sequence ATGATCGAAGTAACATTAAAACAAATACATGAATGGATTGATTGTGAAATTGACGAACAATTTTTAAATCAGTCTATTGCAGGCGTGACAATAGACTCACGACATATAGATAGCAAAATGTTGTTTATTCCTTTTAAAGGGGAAAACGTTGATGGCCACAAATTTGTGAAACAAGCTTTACATGATGGTGCAGGCGCAAGTTTCTATCAAAAAGGTGAAACAATAGATGAAACGATTGCCGGTCCAATAATTTGGGTTGATGATACGTTAAGTGCTTTACAACAATTAGCACAAACTTATTTGCGTTACGTGAATCCACAAGTAATTGCAGTTACGGGATCTAATGGCAAGACAACCACTAAAGATATGATTGAAAGTGTGTTAAAGCCTCAATTTAAAGTAAAAAAAACACTCGGTAATTACAATAACGAAATCGGCATGCCACTCACGATATTACAATTAGATCATGATACTGAAATTTCTATTCTTGAAATGGGAATGTCAGGATTCCATGAAATTGAGCTACTATCAAAAATTGCTGAACCTGATATTGCGGTAATCACTAATATAGGTGAATCTCATATGCAAGATTTAGGTTCTAGAGAAGGCATTGCTCAGGCTAAGTTTGAAATTACTTTAGGCCTAAAAAAAGATGGTTTATTTATATATGACGGTGATGAGCCATTATTAAAGCCCCATGTAGAACAATTGAAAGATGTAAAACTTACAAGTATTGGTTTGAATGCCGATAATACTTATGTATGTAAAATTGACGACTTTGCGACTGAAGGCATTGCATTTTCAATTAATGATTCAGAACAATATGCCTTACCTATTTTAGGAACACACAATATGAAAAATGCTGCAATTGCAATAGCAGTAGGTAAACGATTAAATTTAGATTATGAAACGATATATCAAAATTTAAAAAAAGTTAAATTAACTGGTATGCGTATGGAACAACATGTAACTGACGATGGTTTAGTTGTTATTAATGATGCTTATAACGCAAGTCCAACAAGTATGAAAGCTGCAATTGATACTTTAGCTAATATGACGGGACGTAAAATACTCGTATTAGGCGATGTCTTAGAATTAGGTCAAGACAGTAAAAAAATGCATCAAGAAGTAGGCGAGTACTTAGACAATAAAGGTATTGATATGTTATTGACTTACGGTACTGAAGCTTCATATATTAATGAAGCAGGGCAGAACTTAGTAAATCAAGCAGTACATTACGATGATAAATCACAATTAATTAATGAACTAAAAGAACTAACACAACTAGACGATAAAATTTTAATAAAAGGCTCTAGAGGCATGAAGTTAGAAGAAGTCGTAGATGCTTTAGTTTAA
- the cshA gene encoding degradosome RNA helicase CshA, producing MQNFKELGISAKTVETLESMGFTEATPIQKDSIPLALAGRDVLGQAQTGTGKTGAFGIPLIEKVVGKEGVQSLILAPTRELAMQVAEQLKEFSKDQKVQVVTIFGGMPIDRQIKALKKGPQIVVGTPGRVIDHLNRRTLKTTGIHTLILDEADEMMNMGFIDDMRFIMDKIPAEQRQTMLFSATMPKAIQNLVQQFMNSPEIVKTMDNKMSNPQIDEYYTIVKELEKFDTFTNFLDVHQPELAIVFGRTKRRVDELTSALLSKGYKAEGLHGDITQAKRLEVLKKFKNDQIDILVATDVAARGLDISGVSHVYNFDIPQDTESYTHRIGRTGRAGKEGIAVTFVNPIEMDYIRQIEQANNRQMNALRPPHRKEVLKARENDIKEKVQNWMSKDNEPRLQRIAGQLLEEYNDVELVASLLQELVEANDEVEVQLTFEKPLARKGRPSKGPRRNNNNKRGNKFDNKGRRGKPAFNKKGKKDRTSDRKDNKKSMKGRTFADHQK from the coding sequence TTGCAAAATTTTAAAGAATTAGGGATATCGGCTAAAACAGTAGAAACCCTAGAATCAATGGGGTTTACAGAAGCCACACCAATTCAAAAGGATAGTATTCCACTTGCATTAGCAGGTAGAGACGTATTAGGACAAGCTCAAACAGGTACTGGTAAAACAGGTGCTTTTGGTATTCCTTTAATCGAAAAAGTAGTAGGTAAAGAAGGCGTGCAATCTTTAATCTTAGCACCTACAAGAGAATTAGCGATGCAAGTTGCTGAACAATTAAAAGAGTTTAGTAAAGATCAAAAAGTACAAGTAGTTACAATTTTTGGTGGTATGCCAATTGATCGTCAAATTAAAGCATTGAAAAAAGGACCTCAAATCGTAGTTGGTACTCCAGGACGTGTTATAGACCATTTAAATCGTCGTACTTTAAAAACTACAGGTATCCACACTTTAATCCTAGACGAAGCAGATGAAATGATGAACATGGGCTTTATAGATGATATGAGATTTATCATGGATAAAATTCCAGCAGAACAACGTCAAACGATGCTATTCTCAGCTACGATGCCTAAAGCTATTCAAAACTTAGTTCAACAATTTATGAACTCACCTGAGATTGTCAAAACAATGGATAACAAAATGTCAAATCCACAAATTGACGAATACTATACTATCGTTAAAGAATTAGAAAAATTTGATACATTTACGAACTTCTTAGATGTACATCAACCAGAGTTAGCTATCGTATTCGGTAGAACAAAACGTCGTGTTGATGAATTAACAAGTGCGTTATTATCTAAAGGTTATAAAGCTGAGGGATTACATGGTGATATCACTCAAGCTAAACGATTAGAAGTCTTGAAAAAATTCAAAAATGATCAAATCGACATTTTAGTAGCTACAGATGTTGCTGCTCGTGGATTAGATATTTCTGGCGTAAGTCATGTTTATAACTTTGATATTCCTCAAGATACTGAAAGTTATACACACAGAATTGGTCGTACAGGCCGTGCTGGTAAAGAAGGTATCGCTGTTACTTTCGTTAACCCAATTGAAATGGATTATATTCGTCAAATCGAACAAGCGAATAATCGTCAAATGAATGCTTTACGTCCACCACACCGTAAAGAAGTATTAAAAGCGCGTGAAAACGACATTAAAGAAAAAGTACAAAATTGGATGTCTAAAGATAATGAACCAAGATTACAACGAATCGCTGGTCAACTTTTAGAAGAATACAATGATGTAGAATTAGTTGCTTCATTATTACAAGAATTAGTAGAAGCAAACGATGAAGTTGAAGTGCAACTTACATTTGAAAAACCATTAGCTAGAAAAGGTCGTCCTTCAAAAGGACCACGTCGTAATAACAACAATAAACGTGGTAACAAGTTTGATAATAAAGGTCGCCGTGGCAAACCAGCATTTAACAAAAAAGGTAAAAAAGATAGAACATCAGACAGAAAAGACAACAAAAAGTCGATGAAAGGTCGTACTTTCGCTGACCACCAAAAATAA
- a CDS encoding PH domain-containing protein, with amino-acid sequence MEQSNKYIRSPKSVLKYYYFTEGLLLIVGLIISGVLLFLTNHFEWWKPIYYIIVVGMIFDILYFIVTPLIKYKFTFYKIEEDYVAISKQFFFQKTELVKFERTQLIKRNSNPILHKLSLSKTSILTAGHIVDLPLIHKQDAEKFETTIMSYLRGADFDV; translated from the coding sequence ATGGAACAAAGTAATAAGTATATTCGCAGTCCTAAAAGTGTGCTGAAATATTATTATTTTACGGAAGGATTGTTACTAATTGTCGGACTGATAATTAGTGGTGTATTACTCTTTTTAACAAATCATTTCGAGTGGTGGAAACCGATCTACTATATCATTGTGGTAGGGATGATTTTTGATATTTTATATTTTATCGTGACACCATTAATTAAATATAAATTTACTTTTTATAAAATTGAAGAAGATTATGTAGCTATTTCCAAGCAATTTTTCTTTCAAAAAACAGAATTAGTTAAATTCGAAAGAACACAATTGATTAAAAGAAACAGCAATCCGATTTTACATAAATTATCATTGAGCAAAACTTCAATACTTACTGCTGGACATATAGTAGATTTGCCTTTGATTCATAAACAAGATGCTGAAAAATTTGAAACAACGATAATGTCGTATTTGAGAGGAGCAGATTTTGATGTATAA
- a CDS encoding PH domain-containing protein, with translation MYNPQKLHPISYISGIINVIKQNFIFVIIFLIFNLKDFEFTNFYSYIYPGIVTLIFVVSFIIHIVKVYKTRYWIEEDHFILTTGVFTKQRKELNIRRIQSVDTAQGIVNQLVGGVVLLIKTPSDGIELDTVSKKQSQLIQQAIKQLQLDLADDVVNDEALQNNEAHNVDNSNTATQQLYKLNFKNLLLMGMTSGAIGIAFAAVMPIFGSISDLLPWKALDSKIEHLTHAVLVTVIIIVSVILLISYIVGTIITIVRYFNYTLTRENNQLNISYGLFKVQNITVPTDRVQAVIENQSFLRKIFGFTAIYFVITSDMDINLEDDNVSGKVMVLPFIKRKEAFSIIKGLVPYYEFNEARKGMPLRSFHRYFIKEFFVLLVIGLIATYFWSAWALVIVSVVLLLFIINGILNVKYAGYKVDEDELVVHNVSIFGMKNSYFKRDKILGMENTQTPFLKRSNLTTFKYVIAKAAGMQKIGLKYENTKNVNSLKQWYLRGERHE, from the coding sequence ATGTATAACCCTCAAAAATTACACCCAATTTCATATATTTCAGGAATTATTAATGTAATCAAGCAAAATTTTATTTTTGTTATTATTTTCTTAATATTTAACTTAAAAGATTTTGAGTTCACTAATTTTTATTCATACATCTATCCCGGTATAGTGACGCTTATCTTTGTGGTTTCATTTATTATACATATTGTAAAAGTATATAAGACAAGATATTGGATTGAAGAAGATCATTTTATATTAACGACTGGCGTTTTCACTAAACAACGTAAAGAATTGAATATTCGTCGTATTCAATCGGTTGATACTGCACAAGGAATCGTTAATCAACTTGTTGGTGGTGTAGTCTTACTAATTAAAACACCAAGTGACGGTATAGAGTTGGATACAGTGTCCAAAAAACAAAGTCAACTTATACAACAAGCTATCAAACAGCTGCAATTAGATTTAGCTGACGATGTAGTAAATGATGAGGCGTTGCAAAATAATGAAGCGCATAACGTTGATAATTCTAATACCGCGACACAACAATTATATAAATTAAACTTTAAAAATTTATTGTTAATGGGGATGACAAGTGGTGCGATTGGTATAGCATTTGCAGCAGTGATGCCTATTTTTGGCAGTATTTCAGATTTACTGCCTTGGAAGGCTTTAGATAGTAAAATAGAACATCTTACACATGCAGTTTTAGTCACTGTAATTATTATAGTTTCTGTCATTCTGCTTATAAGTTATATTGTTGGTACAATTATAACTATAGTACGTTATTTTAATTACACGTTAACGCGAGAAAATAACCAACTTAATATTTCATATGGATTGTTTAAAGTTCAAAATATAACTGTTCCAACCGATAGAGTACAAGCAGTTATAGAAAATCAATCCTTTTTACGAAAAATCTTTGGCTTCACAGCAATCTACTTTGTTATTACAAGTGATATGGATATTAACCTAGAAGATGACAATGTGAGTGGCAAGGTTATGGTTTTACCGTTTATTAAACGGAAGGAAGCATTTAGCATAATTAAAGGTTTAGTACCTTATTATGAATTTAATGAAGCGCGTAAAGGCATGCCATTAAGAAGTTTCCATCGTTACTTTATAAAAGAGTTTTTCGTACTGTTAGTAATTGGTCTTATAGCCACTTATTTTTGGTCAGCATGGGCACTTGTTATCGTTAGTGTAGTACTGCTATTATTTATTATTAATGGCATACTAAACGTTAAATATGCCGGATATAAAGTCGATGAAGATGAACTTGTAGTCCATAATGTTTCAATTTTTGGAATGAAAAATAGTTATTTTAAACGCGACAAAATTTTAGGCATGGAAAATACACAAACACCATTTCTTAAAAGAAGCAATTTAACAACTTTTAAATACGTCATAGCTAAGGCGGCAGGTATGCAAAAGATTGGATTAAAATATGAAAATACAAAGAATGTTAATAGTTTAAAACAATGGTATTTAAGAGGTGAGCGACATGAATGA
- a CDS encoding PH domain-containing protein, translated as MNDFKRMDIMGKRVMALRSIILSVIILALLIVVLVVNTLWLDLLSEKACLWVAIIGIVVIILYLLIGSIIIPRYQFLIFKYNLSDEEIVVRKGLWFITTTKIPLFRIQNVEIQEGIIMRKYNLANVNLSTAGGNTEVILISKQEANIIKQFIRDNKQKTL; from the coding sequence ATGAATGATTTTAAGCGAATGGATATAATGGGCAAAAGAGTCATGGCGCTACGTTCAATTATTTTATCTGTTATTATATTGGCTCTATTAATTGTAGTTTTAGTTGTTAATACGTTATGGTTAGATTTATTAAGCGAAAAAGCATGTTTGTGGGTAGCAATAATTGGTATAGTGGTTATTATATTATATCTATTAATAGGTAGCATTATTATCCCACGATATCAATTTTTAATTTTTAAATATAACTTATCTGATGAAGAAATCGTTGTACGTAAAGGTTTATGGTTTATTACAACAACAAAAATTCCTTTGTTTAGAATTCAAAATGTTGAAATTCAAGAAGGCATTATTATGCGTAAGTATAATTTAGCTAATGTAAATTTATCTACTGCAGGTGGAAACACCGAGGTCATTTTAATTTCAAAGCAAGAGGCGAATATTATAAAACAATTTATAAGAGATAATAAGCAGAAAACTTTATAA
- the acpS gene encoding holo-ACP synthase yields MIYGIGIDLIEIERIETLYHRQQKFVNRILSEQEIEKFNTFNNPKRKVEFLAGRFACKEAFSKALGTGLGKTIAFNDINCFNDELGKPCIEHHDYIVHVSITHSENYAMSEVILEYK; encoded by the coding sequence ATGATATATGGCATTGGTATTGATTTGATTGAGATAGAACGCATAGAAACGTTATATCATAGACAGCAAAAATTCGTTAATAGAATTTTATCAGAACAAGAAATTGAGAAATTTAATACTTTTAACAATCCAAAACGTAAAGTGGAATTTTTAGCGGGTAGATTTGCGTGTAAAGAAGCATTTAGTAAAGCTTTAGGAACTGGGTTAGGTAAGACGATAGCTTTTAACGATATTAATTGCTTTAATGATGAATTAGGCAAGCCTTGTATTGAACATCATGATTATATAGTTCATGTAAGTATTACCCATTCAGAAAATTATGCTATGAGCGAAGTCATATTAGAATATAAATAA
- the alr gene encoding alanine racemase: protein MADKYYRSTYVNVNLNEIASNYQIFQKIHPKKTVIPVVKANGYGLGSIPIAKKLMEIGVEFLAVATLDEAIELRMHGINAKILVLGVVPAEQINKAIQHRVALTVPSLSWLTTAITHISDDNEKDLWLHIKLDTGMGRLGMKTIEEYKNTIETIHEQDHLIFEGVFTHFACADEPGDSMNKQQQLFEEMVESAEKPQYIHSQNSAGALMKDTQFCNAVRVGISLYGYYPSAYVKENVKVHLKPSAQWVTEIVQTKTLQSGDSVSYGSIYTATEPTRIGILPVGYADGFPRLMTGAYVNVNGTQCRIVGKVCMDQTIIKIPDHIEVNDKVILMDHHTDSPQSAETLAKQQQTINYEVLCNLSRRLPRVYYNSGSVEIHNELLK, encoded by the coding sequence ATGGCAGATAAATATTATCGATCTACATATGTGAATGTTAACTTGAATGAAATTGCGTCAAACTATCAAATTTTTCAAAAAATACATCCTAAAAAGACAGTGATTCCTGTTGTTAAAGCGAATGGATATGGCTTAGGGAGTATACCTATTGCGAAGAAACTTATGGAAATAGGCGTTGAATTTTTGGCCGTTGCAACATTAGATGAAGCGATTGAACTAAGAATGCATGGTATTAATGCAAAAATTTTAGTGTTAGGCGTAGTTCCTGCAGAACAAATAAATAAGGCGATTCAACACCGCGTAGCATTAACCGTACCTTCACTAAGTTGGTTAACTACTGCAATTACGCATATTTCAGATGATAATGAAAAAGATTTATGGTTACATATCAAGTTAGATACTGGCATGGGTAGATTAGGTATGAAAACTATTGAAGAATATAAAAATACGATTGAAACTATCCATGAGCAAGATCATTTAATATTTGAAGGTGTATTTACTCATTTTGCTTGTGCTGATGAACCTGGAGATTCTATGAATAAGCAACAGCAATTATTTGAAGAAATGGTTGAATCTGCCGAGAAACCTCAATACATCCATTCTCAAAATTCAGCTGGTGCGCTGATGAAAGATACTCAATTTTGTAATGCTGTGCGTGTAGGTATTTCATTATATGGTTACTATCCGTCAGCTTACGTAAAAGAAAATGTTAAAGTTCATCTCAAACCAAGCGCGCAATGGGTAACTGAAATTGTACAAACTAAAACTTTACAATCAGGAGATTCTGTGAGCTATGGCAGCATTTATACAGCAACGGAACCAACAAGAATCGGCATCTTACCAGTAGGTTATGCTGATGGTTTCCCAAGATTAATGACGGGCGCTTACGTAAATGTGAATGGCACACAATGTCGTATTGTCGGTAAAGTTTGTATGGATCAAACAATTATTAAAATTCCTGATCATATAGAGGTAAATGATAAAGTCATTTTAATGGACCATCATACAGATTCACCTCAATCTGCGGAAACGCTGGCAAAACAGCAACAAACGATAAATTATGAAGTACTTTGTAATTTAAGTAGACGATTACCACGTGTATATTATAATTCCGGAAGTGTAGAAATACACAATGAATTATTGAAATAG
- the mazE gene encoding type II toxin-antitoxin system antitoxin MazE — translation MSSFNQSRNHNIEQSLKEGYSQMADLNLSLAAEAFPFECEACDCNESYLSSNNTSD, via the coding sequence ATGTCAAGCTTTAACCAAAGTAGAAACCATAATATAGAACAATCTTTAAAAGAAGGCTATTCTCAAATGGCTGATTTGAATCTCTCCCTTGCAGCAGAAGCTTTTCCCTTTGAATGTGAAGCTTGTGATTGCAATGAATCTTATCTTAGCTCAAATAATACAAGTGATTGA
- a CDS encoding type II toxin-antitoxin system PemK/MazF family toxin: MMRRGDVYLADLSPVQGSEQGGVRPVVIIQNDTGNKYSPTVIVAAITGRINKAKIPTHVEIEKKKYKLDKDSVILLEQIRTLDKKRLKEKLTYLSEDKMKEVNNALDISLGLHNVRNHK, from the coding sequence TTGATGAGAAGAGGAGATGTATATCTAGCTGATTTATCACCAGTACAAGGGTCTGAACAAGGGGGAGTAAGACCTGTAGTTATCATACAAAATGATACTGGTAATAAATATAGTCCTACCGTAATTGTGGCTGCAATTACTGGTAGGATTAATAAAGCTAAAATTCCAACCCATGTAGAAATAGAAAAGAAAAAATATAAGTTGGATAAAGATTCGGTTATTCTGCTTGAACAAATAAGAACGTTAGATAAAAAGAGACTAAAAGAAAAATTAACGTATTTATCAGAAGACAAGATGAAAGAAGTCAATAATGCGCTTGATATTAGTTTAGGATTACATAATGTTAGAAATCACAAATAA
- a CDS encoding SpoIIE family protein phosphatase: MEEFKKKYKQLIDLSLTSSGNDNLAEKCSSYIDEVINKDILPEDLVEIHKEYITMLDLNQKQILSTLEVLEEIVKGFGYNYRDYQRLVDRMQHHDKEIDLASRLQQTMLKTDIPQFDSIQIGVISVAAQKVSGDYFNLIDHKDGTMSFAVADVIGKGIPAALAMSMIKFGMDSYGHSQLPSDGLKRLNRVVEKNVNQNMFVTMFYGLYEEMNHLLYCSSAGHEPGYIYRAESQEFEEIDVRGRVLGVSQLTRYKQQEIPIYLDDLVIIFTDGVTEVRDEEGTFLDKSYLLNMIHKYKHMHPQDIVQLLYEAILKIQNPKKRDDLTILIIKRVN; this comes from the coding sequence ATGGAAGAATTTAAGAAAAAGTACAAACAGCTTATAGATTTAAGTTTGACGTCATCTGGTAACGATAATCTTGCTGAAAAATGTAGTTCTTACATTGACGAAGTTATAAATAAAGATATTTTACCGGAAGATCTCGTTGAAATTCATAAAGAATATATTACCATGCTTGATTTAAACCAAAAGCAAATTTTGTCTACATTAGAAGTGTTAGAAGAAATAGTTAAAGGCTTTGGTTATAATTATCGTGATTATCAACGACTTGTTGATCGCATGCAACATCATGATAAGGAAATTGATTTAGCTTCAAGGTTACAACAAACTATGTTGAAAACCGATATCCCTCAATTTGATAGTATCCAAATCGGCGTTATCTCCGTTGCAGCCCAAAAAGTTAGTGGTGATTACTTCAACCTTATAGATCACAAAGATGGCACAATGAGTTTTGCTGTAGCTGACGTTATCGGCAAAGGTATTCCAGCAGCTTTAGCAATGAGCATGATTAAGTTTGGAATGGATTCATACGGACATTCCCAATTACCGAGTGATGGTTTGAAAAGATTGAACCGCGTAGTTGAAAAAAATGTTAACCAAAATATGTTTGTGACGATGTTTTACGGGTTATATGAAGAGATGAATCATTTATTGTATTGTAGTTCGGCAGGCCACGAACCAGGTTACATTTATCGAGCCGAGTCACAAGAATTTGAAGAGATAGATGTGCGTGGACGTGTATTAGGTGTAAGCCAACTTACAAGATATAAACAACAAGAAATTCCCATTTACCTTGACGATTTAGTTATCATTTTTACCGATGGTGTTACAGAAGTGAGAGACGAAGAAGGAACATTTTTAGATAAAAGTTACTTACTAAATATGATTCATAAATATAAACATATGCACCCACAAGATATTGTGCAGTTACTTTATGAAGCTATTTTAAAAATTCAAAATCCAAAAAAACGTGACGACTTAACGATATTAATTATTAAACGTGTAAATTAA
- a CDS encoding anti-sigma factor antagonist, with amino-acid sequence MNLNIEKVTHEQHYEIKVGGELDVYTVPELEEVLVPLRQEGTHDIHVNLENVSYMDSTGLGLFVGTLKALNQNDKELYIFGASERISRLFDITGLKDLMHVNEGTEVE; translated from the coding sequence ATGAATCTTAACATTGAAAAAGTAACTCATGAACAACATTATGAGATTAAAGTAGGCGGAGAATTAGACGTATATACAGTACCTGAACTTGAAGAGGTATTAGTGCCACTTAGACAAGAAGGTACGCACGATATACACGTCAACTTAGAAAACGTGAGTTATATGGATTCCACTGGCTTAGGTTTATTTGTAGGAACTTTAAAAGCCTTGAACCAAAACGATAAAGAATTATATATTTTTGGTGCTTCTGAACGTATTAGCCGTTTGTTTGATATTACAGGATTAAAAGATTTAATGCATGTTAATGAAGGAACGGAGGTTGAATAG
- the rsbW gene encoding anti-sigma B factor RsbW encodes MQSKQDYIEMRLPASAEYVSLIRLTLSGVFSRAGASYDDIEDSKIAVSEAVTNAVKHAYKDGVETGMINLCFEIFEDKIRIVISDQGESFDYEKTKEELGPYKENENIDFLREGGLGLFLIESLMDEVTVDKKSGVTISMTKYIKKEQVRNDDERVEIG; translated from the coding sequence ATGCAAAGTAAACAAGATTATATTGAAATGCGTCTACCAGCTTCTGCAGAATACGTGAGTTTAATTAGATTAACATTGTCGGGTGTCTTTTCTAGAGCAGGAGCATCTTATGATGATATAGAAGATTCTAAAATAGCAGTCAGTGAAGCAGTTACAAACGCAGTTAAACACGCATATAAAGATGGCGTTGAAACTGGAATGATAAATCTTTGTTTTGAAATTTTTGAGGATAAAATTAGAATAGTTATTTCTGACCAAGGCGAAAGCTTTGATTACGAAAAAACGAAAGAAGAACTCGGACCTTACAAAGAAAATGAAAACATTGACTTTCTTAGAGAAGGTGGTTTAGGCTTATTCTTAATTGAATCATTAATGGACGAAGTTACAGTCGATAAAAAATCAGGTGTAACTATTAGTATGACAAAGTATATAAAAAAAGAGCAGGTGCGAAATGATGACGAAAGAGTCGAAATCGGTTAA